The sequence gtattttcaaTCAATCTATATGTGTATAATGACACCACATATCGTTGCACCACATCTTCGAATGATCCATGTGGACATTACCAGTGTACATAAACTTCATGTGGACATTAACAGTGTACACCTTCGACATACAATGTTGAAACTTATAAATGTATGTTACAAATTCATAAATAGTTGAATTTATTATTGAGCtacttataatattttaaaatggtgTGCGCTTTTGACGTGTACACGCCTACCTCGAATGtgaatcacaaaaatagatccAGTCAGTGATAAGTGACAAATCCACTAAATGAACAAAAATCCACGTGTACTCAATATACTTGTGTACATGAACATGATGTATATAACAACAAAAATGCAACATGGAGGTTGTTTACTTTATCTGAATGAATCAAAATTTAAGCGAACATGATGTATACATCCCAATTTGATGAGTTCATCACTTATCACATATGGTGTAGACATCCCAATTTGATGAGTTCATCACTTATCACATAcaactactattttttattcACCATCGATTTATATTGATGTACACATGTATGAATCATATGGTGTACAAAACCAAACTGCTCACAAAGACCATCAATTTCTTTTCACTTAGTTGAATAAGtgataaccacaaactcaaactGATTtctctttttacaaaaaaaaatagtgtataTGTGATTCGTTGTACATGTGGATATTGTAATTGTATGTGCTACATATCATGTacatataaatcatttatttttttcatttttaatgagTGGCATTTTTGTAATTCCAACTTCATCTTCCCCAAAATCAATTAGGGTTTTTTGCAATTTTTCTCTATGGCCGCCAGCCATTATTCTCACCTTAATCatcagtttttttatttttcttgcttattatacttttaaacttgtaaaaatatcatataagaCACGATTTCAAGCTTTAAATTACTTTTTTCTACAACAAAAACGTAAATCttgcttttttttaattactgtCACAGTGCGAGGTGGATGAGTTGCAGAGCACGGTGTAGAAGAGGAAGCTTGGTCGTGTTGATCCATGgcgaaggagaagatgaaacgCAATTAAGATTCGTTGAGGTTCATCAGAGTCACAGACGAGCAGAGCCAGTCCTTCACGATGAAGAGAAGCTGTGACATAGATGACCTGATGCACCATGGAAGTTCTTGAagaattgtgtttttattttatgaaattagtcaactgaaaaagaaacaagatctgaaaaaataacacgattgagaaagaaaaaagatgaaAAAGCAGTGGATCCATTATGCTCTAGTTACAATTTAGTTAGTATTGAATGAAATAGATTAAGAAAAAGTGTCATAGGAGTTGACATTGCCTAATAGTGTAATAAAAACTCAGAAACTGCCTCTGAGTGTAAATGTCTCATACTGTAATTATAAAACGGAATAGAATATATTACATAACAATTCTGTTCATCTTCCACAATTCAATCCATCATCTGCTTTTTCATCACTATCTCCAACCCAACAAACCAAACACCTTGCAGATCATACAATCACCCACAAATACAACCGTCACAGCCAATCATCGCAAGAACCCTAAATAGCTTCTTGAACACCCTCACCCTTCTCGTTCATCGTctctctttgaaattcatctatctctttttttttctttacgaTGTGTCATCTGTGTTCAGAGTTTTTTTGAAGTGAAAGAAATCTCTTCGACTGAAGAAGAAACATCGACATCAGTCTTTCCTCATCTCCTCTCATGCGTCACTTAGGAGAAAAGCAATGCCGTTTCTTCACACTGATCTCGAAACGATCTCCAAGACGCACCCTTGGCTTCTTCTCCTCCCACTCCAAAGACCAACAACAGCTCCTCGTCGACGCCATCTCCGAATCGCTACAAAACCGCGATAACTTCGACACTCTCTCCACCAAATTCTCCTCCGCCAATCTCTCCAACTCCCTCGTCGATCAAATCCTCCTCCGCTTCAAACACCCCGAAACCGCCAAACGCGCCCTAACCTTCTTCCACTGGTCCTCCCACGCTCGAAACCTCCGCCACGGCGTCTCCTCTTACGCCCTCGCGATTCACATCCTCGTCAAAGCTCGATTACTCATCGACGCTCGAGCTCTAATCGAATCTTCTCTCTTAAACTCATCCCCCGATTCCGATCTGCTCGATTCCTTGCTAGACACCTACGAGGTCTCTTGCTCTACTCCTCTCGCGTTCGATCTGCTCGTTCAGGGCTACGCTAAGCTTCGATTGCTGGAATCTGGATTCGACGTTTTCAAGAACCTAACGGATCGTGGATTCTCGCTGAGTGTAATCACTCTCAACACTTTGATCCATGTTGCTTCGAAATCGAATCGGATCGATCTCGTTTGGAGAATCTACGAGGCGGCGGTGGATAAGAGAGTGTATCCCAACGAGACGACGATTCGGATCATGATCAGTGCGTTGTGCAAAGAAGGGAAGTTAAAAGAGATTGTAGGTTTGTTGGATAAGATTCATGGTGAGAGATGTTCTCCTCCAGTGATTGTTAACACGAGCTTGGCTCTCAAGGTTTTAGATGAGAATCGGATCGATGAAGGTATGAGTTTGTTGAAGAGATTGCTGCAGAAGAATATGGTTTTAGATACGATTGGTTACTCTCTCGTTGTGTACGCGAGAATAAAGGAAGGTGATTTGGTGTCTGCACGGCaagtgttcgatgaaatgcttCAAAGAGGTTTCGACGCGAATGCTTTCGTTTACACGGCTTTCGTCAAAGTGTATTGCCATATGGGTGATATCGACGAAGCAGAGAAGTTGATCGCTGAGATGGAGAGCTCTGGAGTCGATCCGTATGAAGAAACTTTTAACTCTCTCATCGTTGGTTGCGCGAAATTCGGAAGAGAAGGAGAAAGCTTGAAGTATTGCGAGATGATGGTCGCGAGAGGACTTCTTCCTAGTTGTTGGGCGTTCAATGAGATGGTTGAGAGACTAAGCAAGATTGAGAACGTGAATCGTGCAAACGAAATCCTGACAAAGTCGATTGAGAAAGGGTTTGTGCCTGATGAACATACATACTCTCATCTGATTGAAGGGTTTGTTAAAGGAAACGACATCGAACAAGCTCTCAAGATGTTCTACGAGATGGAGTACCGAAACATCTCACCGGGTTTCGAGGTGTTTAGGTCACTGATAGTGGGGCTTTGCTCTGGTGGAAAAGTGGAAGCCGGCGAGAAGTACTTCAGAATTATGAAGAGGAGGCTGATACAGCCTAATGCAGAGATATATGAGGCGTTGATTAAGGCATTCCGAAAAACAGACAATAAAACGAATGCGGATAGGGTTTATGATGAAATGATATCAATAAGATGATTCAAACTCGGTGGTTAAGCTTGTTTGTAGCTTCATTTCGAATTATCATTGAATTTTTGCAAGTTTAATCATGCGTTTAATCATGCGCCACTTATCCAACTATCGTGTAATAAGTTTTGATTGTTACACGCATAGATAAAGGCATAAAGCTATTACACATTTTGTCTATAAAATTTGTAATTGTGATTTTAAAATGACTACTCAGATGAATATACAAAACATACTCGATAATTAGCTATATATGCAGATTTTGAAAGTATTTGCATATGTGGTTAAGCTGCGTCTCACGCACCTAAGTCCTCTATTGTAGTCAGATTTTGTTTAGATGGACAGTTTCATTACAGGTGTATTATATGTTCAAATATCACAACTGAAAACTACATTTGAATTGAGTTTTGATAAACCTTTCAAAAGTTCACTCTCCATCAAATTGAAATTAGTTTGAATAATAACATCAGTCGCTCATGTCATCATCACATTACAAACCGTAGAACGTAACGGCAgttatattacaaattttattttactgcTCAGGCACGATGTCATCATCAATCATCCACATATCCAACTCGGAGACGGGCTCATCGAGTTGACTCGGATGCTCCACCGTGTCACCATCCAGCTCAAGGAAAGACTCCAAGCTCGTTATTTGCTGTTTTAAACTTACATCTCGCTTAGTTCTTAGACGATTAAATGGCTTCCGTAGACTAGTTAGAATTAGTATGTCTTTGTGCTTAGTTGGTAGTTACAATTTCTGCATTTACTATTAAATTCAAGACTTTCTAGTCTTGAAACCTTTTGTGTTAACTAGTCATTGacttattactattatttactATAAATTAATAGCTAATCATAATTTCATTCATTTAACTACAAAGTACAAACCCTGAAATTTATATGCTATCTTTAATAACCTCTTGTGATAACGGCAAGTTGGTGTATCAACTATTGATTCAAGTGGCTTCTCAAACTTGATGTCGATAGACTTTGAGTCTCAAGGAGTTGTTGATGCTGCAAATGCTGGACAAGAATGTACCAGATGTGATGGATCTCAGCCTTTTCAATCTCGTAGAAAGAGAATCATTgatgtagaagaagaagaataagatgaTGATGTAATATTATGGAAGCTGATTATGAACTGGTTAAGAGTGAGGGTTTCTGTCAATGCTGATGGTGATCTAAATAAGAGAAAGAAACAGCAGGTTCAGGCTGAGGATGCTGATAGGAGAGAAAGAAACAGAAAGAAAAGGGTGATGAAAGAAGAAACAGAAGACTGATGATTCTGAAAATGAGTCAGGTGATGAAAGAAAGTCATTGGCTCAGAAACAGAAGAGGTAATACTCACCTGTGTGGGAACATTCTGCAGTGATTACTAAGAAAAATGGCTCTCAAAAAGCACAATGCAAGCACTGAAAATTTGAATATGAACATGACTCTGACAGGAATGAGACTAATTGTATGAGACGCCATCTATTGAAATTTAATCTCATGGCTAAGAATGTGATATTCGTCAAATAGTGCTCAATGCATAAGCAAAACTGCAAGTAAGGAAGATTGATCACACTGTTTTCATCAGATGATAGCGAAGCGTATCATTTAACATGATTTGTTAAACtatataatctaatctctccttgatacatttacataagttagttatttatgttattacacaaagagttgtaactcttcatgttgtgtcctttagtataaagagttgtgtctcttatacttgtattgattcgatctctatataaagatcaatcatctgttgtaaacattataaccgaatctcaataatacaaaagtattttcagaaaagtttataagcctgaaacgtctatcttattctttctctcgaactcgtgtgtaacacattgtgatcgttgtgtaacacaagcggttggtaaaagattaacatggtatcagagcttcacGTTTGAGAGGACAAAGAACAAAGCACTAGTAAGAGAAACACTTGGCGTGGAGAAAAGGAGGCTAGAGGATTTTGTCATACGATTTCGGAATCACTCGAAACAAGGAAGAATCAAGTAATCCCCATATTTGATGGAGAGAAGTACGACTTCTGGAGCATCAAGATGACAACCATTCTCAAGACCAGGAAGTTATGGTATGTGGTTGAAGAAGGCGTAGCAGCCCCACCAGCACAAGTGGATGAAACCCCTGAAACAGCAAGGGCAAGATCGCTTAGAGAAGAAGCGATGATGAACGATACATTGGCTTTGCAAATCTTGCAAACTGCTGTATCGGATCATATATTCTCACGGATTGCAGCAGCATCAACATCCAAAGAGGCGTGGGATGCATTGAAGGAGGAGTATGAAGGCTCTCCTCAAGTTCGTttgattaaacttcaaacattgCGAAGGGAGTATGAGAATCTGAAGATGTATGAGAATGAAGACATTAAGGTCTTCACAGATAAGATAGTTGAATTGGCAAATCAATTAACTTATCATGGTGAACAGAAGTCAGATGTTCAACTCATACAAAAGATACTCATCTCTCTCCCAGCCAAGTTCGATAGCATAGTCAGTGTGTTGGAGCAAACAAGCGATTTGACTTCAACAAAGATGACAGAGTTGATCGGGATTTGAAGGCTCATGAAGCAAGGCTGGCTGCAAGAGAAGAAAGCACCAGTGAAGGAGCATTCGATGCTCGtgttaaacacaaaaattcTGGTGTTACACAAGACAACTCAAAGCGCCAAGGAGGCAAGAAGTGGTGCGGTTTCTGCAAGAGAAACAACCACAATGAGAGCGAGTGTTGGAGGAAACAGAAGAAGGATGATCCAAAGAAGGATCACATAAGTAACAAGGAGTGTTACAATTGTGGCAAGTTAGGCCACTTTGCAAATCAGTGCtactcaaagaagaaagagaaggcacATGTGAGTTCGAAGAAGATTCAAATGAAGATCACATGTTGTTCAGTGCGAGCGAAGCAGCAACAACAGTGATGGAAGATGTCTGGTTAGTAGACAGTAGAGCAACTAATCATATGACAAAGGAGGAGAGTTACTTCTCAAAGCTTGATAGGAGTATCAAGGTTCCAATAAAAATTGGAAATGGAAGCACAGTCATGACAGCCGGTAAAGGAGACATTACCGTCATGACCAAAGGTGGCAAGAAGACCATCAGAAATGTATTCTTGGTTCCGGGTTTGGCAAAAAATTTATTGAGTGTTCCACAAATTGTTTCAAGCGGATACCGGGTGAGTTTCCAAGAGAAGAGATGCATCATAGATGATGCAAAAGGAAGGAGGATAATGGATATCCCAATGACTCACAAAAGCTATCGAATCAGGATGAGTTCGGCTCAGGTAGAAGAAGCCTTGAGCGCTAGTGAGCAAGGAAAGATGGAGACATGGCACAAAAGACTTGGTCATGTAGGCGACAAAAGGTTGCAACAAATGCAGGACAAAAACTTGGTAAAGGGATTACCAAAGTTTAAAGTCAAGAAGGAAGCATGTGAGGCGTGTAGACTTGGAAAGCAATCACGCAAAAGCTTCCCAAAGGAATCTCAAACTAAGACAAGAGAGAAGCTTGAGATTGTACATACGGATGTATGTGGGCCGATGCAGCACCAGTCTGTTGATGGAAGCCGATACTTTTTACTATTCTTGGATGATCATACTCACATGTGTTGGGTATACTTCATGAAGCAAAAGTCAGAGACATTCTCACTGTTCAAGAAGTTCAAAGCAATGGTGGAGAAGCAGTCGGATTGTACCATCAAGACACTGAGATCATGGAGGTGGTGAGTTCACTTCACGAGAATTCAACCGgttctgtgaagaagaaggaatcaaTAAGCAAGTCACCTTGCCTTattcaccacaacaaaatggtgcAGCGGAGCGCATGAATAGGACCTTGGTGGAGATGGCTAGATCGATGTTGGCAGAACAAGACTTACCGCTCAAGTTATGGGCAGAAGCGGTATACACTGCCTCATATCTTCAAAACCGTCTGCCATCAAAGGCAATAGAAGAAGATGTCACTCCTATAGAGAAGTGGTGTGGACACAAACCAGATGTGTCACACATGAGAATGTTTGGTAGCATATGCTACATACATATCCCAAATCAAAAGAGGAGGAAGCTAGACGTCAAGGCAAAGCGTGGAGTCTTTGTTGGATATAGCAACCAATCCAAAGGCTATAGAGTTCTcattttggagaatgagaagattgaagtatcaagagatgtcgagtttgaagaaggaaagaaatgggattggaaaaggcaagaagaagtgaggaagaCATTGGAGTTGTCTATGGAAGACTCTCACTCGCCTGAGGATcaaaccgaaggtgcatccagtcctgaggaataaaccgaaggtgcatccagtcCTGAGGAACAATTTGGAGGTACTTTCAGTcctatttcttttcaaaatgatcatgatactagtagtggagatgaagaaacttCTGAGGCACCAAGGAAGTTCAAGTCCATGGTTGATATCATGGAAAGGGCACCgagagtagagcttgatgaagcGGCTCAAGCTATAGAAGCTTGTCTTCATGCAAATGAAGAACCATACACTTATGATGAAGCGTGTGGTACCAAGAAATGGAGAGAAGCAATGAATGAGGAGATAGCCATGATTGAGAAGAACAAGACGTGGGAACTAGTGGAcaagccaaagaagaagaatgtgataagtgtgaagtggatctacaagatcaagaccgatgcaaacggcaatcacatcaagcacaaggcgcggctagttgcaagagggttcTCTCAAGAGTATGGTGTTGACTACCTTGAGACGTTTGCTCctgtctcaagacatgatacaaTACGAGCCATACTTGCCTATGCGGCTCAGATGAAGTGGCGATTGtatcagatggatgtgaagtcaGCCTTTCTCAATGGCGACCTCAAGGAAGAAGTGTATGTCACACAACCGCCTGGATATGTGACACACGGGAAGGAACACAAAGTGTTAAGGCTACACAAAGctttatatggtttaaagcaaGCCCCAAGGGCATGATATTGAAGGATAGATTCATACTTTCTTCAAAACGGTTTTGAGAGGAGTATGAATGATGCGGCTTTATACATCATGAAGCAAGGAGGAGATGTGTTGATCGTGAGtctatatgtggatgatataaTCATCACAGGAAGCAACATTCAGAGCATCAACACATTCAAGGAGAACATGaagaaagaattcgagatgGTGGATCTTGGATTGTTGAACTACTTTCTTGGAATGGAAGTAATTCAAGACAATGGAGGCATATTTCTTTCACAAGAAAAGTATGCAAACAAACTTGTAGACAAGTTTGGGATGCGAGACAGCAAGAGTGTAAGCAACCCACTTACACCACAAGGAAAAGAGTTGAGGATGACAAGGAGTATGGAGATCCGACTAAGTATAGAAGCATCATTGGAGGGCTTTTGTACTTGTGTGCATCAAGACCTGATGTGATGTATGCAAGCGCCTATCTCTCAAGATACATGTCATCACCTCGCATGAAGCACTACCAAGAAGCCAAGAGGGTGTTAAGATATGTCAAAGGAACATCAAACTTTGGAGTGTACTTCACAAGCGTGAAAGAACCAAGACTTCTAGGCTACACGGACAGCGATTGGGGTGGTTCTAAGGAAGACAAGAAAAGCACTTCAGGTTATGTGTTTACTCTTGGATCAGCCATGTTTTGTTGGCAGTCAAGCAAGCAACAAACAGTGGCGCAATCAACGGCTGAGGCAGAGTACATAGCCGTGTGTGCAGCAGCAAATCAAGCAGTGTGGTTACAAAGACTATTTGAAGACTTTGGTCAGAAGTTTGAAGGAGGCATTCCGATCTTATGTGACAACAAATCAGCAATAGCAATTGGGAAGAATCCGGTGCAACACAGAAGGACGAAGCACATAGAGATCAAGTACCATTTCGTGAGGGAAGCTGAGCAAAAGGGAATCATTGAACTGAAGTATTGCAAAGGGGATGATCAACTCGCAGACATTCTCACAAAGGCATTGGGtggttcaagatttgaagatttaaggaagcagcttggagtcaagtcgagatatgattaaggaggagtgttaaactatataatctaatctctccttgatacatttacataagttagttatttatgttattacacaaagagttgtaactcttcatgttgtgtcctttagtataaagagttgtgtctcttatacttgtattgattcgatctctatataaagatcaatcatctgttgtaaacattataaccgaatctcaataatacaaaagtattttcagaaaagtttataagcctgaaacgtctatcttattctttctctcgaactcgtgtgtaacacattgtgatcgttgtgtaacacaagcggttggtaaaagattaacatgATTTACCATTTTCATAACGTTAAATATGAGAGGGTTAGATCTGTTTGGAAGTATTTGAGTGTAGATGTGAAGTTTGTCAGTCGCAACACAGCTGCAAAAGATGTTTACAGGTTCTATCAAAGTTTGGGagtatatatttaataacagCGAGGTGCGACGCGAGATTTGACTTGGTAGAAAGACGGCGGTGAAGAACGGAGATGGAAGAACGATGGTAGGAGGCGAGGAACTCTATCCTTGCATGATGAACGTGTGTCACCACATGTGTTCTACTATTGTTATTTTGGCGCTTTGATGTAAAATACGTATCGAATCCAGAGTGATAGGAGGAGCATATATTGAGCATAGGCGTCACCTCTTCACCGACTTGAAAGTCTTTGTCGGAAAACTAGCTGAAGCTCCACTTGAACACACTGGAGCAATAGTCTGCTAAAAAAGTCCATCGAGAACGATAGAGGAGAGTGAAAGATCACCAGGCCAGCCTTAATAACATATCCAATTATTTGTAAATGAAACTCAATAAAAAGAAGTAAATGTGATGGGTTCCCTTTTAATTACGAAAAAGCTCGATATATGTTTACGTGGAAGTGTCCTGTCTTTGGTGGAGATACCTAGTGGCTCAACTTgcttattacaaaatatatttatggatCTTGTGATTGTAAGTCATGCAGTTTTGTGATGAGCATTCTGAAATATGTAGGGTCTTCTAATAAATCTATGTATCATGATTGTTTGAATATTTCCGTTATATTGGTGAAAAGCGATTTACTGCTTACTATACCAAACTCCATTAATACctcaaaattatgttttatggGTGACACACTGTGACACtgatgtcttgttttcatttgtTTCAAGATTTTTGATCTTCAATTCTTTCCAATAGTTTACAACATGTAAATACTTATTTTAAGTTAGTAAGTTTATGTTTGTTATGTAAAACCTTTTGACTACTAATTAACCAGATCAGCAGATCTTCGATGGTTGATGGACGTATcgacatttttatttaatcatcATAATTAGGAGGGTACTGAAAGCGTATTAATGTCAATAAAATCACATTCTATTCATAGTTACCCTCTCTTTAAATAGGGACGAATacgtttt comes from Brassica rapa cultivar Chiifu-401-42 chromosome A02, CAAS_Brap_v3.01, whole genome shotgun sequence and encodes:
- the LOC103852323 gene encoding pentatricopeptide repeat-containing protein At1g66345, mitochondrial; translation: MRHLGEKQCRFFTLISKRSPRRTLGFFSSHSKDQQQLLVDAISESLQNRDNFDTLSTKFSSANLSNSLVDQILLRFKHPETAKRALTFFHWSSHARNLRHGVSSYALAIHILVKARLLIDARALIESSLLNSSPDSDLLDSLLDTYEVSCSTPLAFDLLVQGYAKLRLLESGFDVFKNLTDRGFSLSVITLNTLIHVASKSNRIDLVWRIYEAAVDKRVYPNETTIRIMISALCKEGKLKEIVGLLDKIHGERCSPPVIVNTSLALKVLDENRIDEGMSLLKRLLQKNMVLDTIGYSLVVYARIKEGDLVSARQVFDEMLQRGFDANAFVYTAFVKVYCHMGDIDEAEKLIAEMESSGVDPYEETFNSLIVGCAKFGREGESLKYCEMMVARGLLPSCWAFNEMVERLSKIENVNRANEILTKSIEKGFVPDEHTYSHLIEGFVKGNDIEQALKMFYEMEYRNISPGFEVFRSLIVGLCSGGKVEAGEKYFRIMKRRLIQPNAEIYEALIKAFRKTDNKTNADRVYDEMISIR